In Bradyrhizobium guangzhouense, the DNA window TTATGTTGGTAGGTCATCGCCCGCGCAATCTTGGCGCCGACTTCCATCCCAGCCACATACGCGGTGATCAGTTGTTCGCCCGAAACGTTGCGCTCGTCGGCCAGCGCAAGAAGCGCCGGAACCATGCCAGTGGATGGATGGCCAAGCATAGTCGCGTTGCCGTCATCGAAATCGTGCACATGAGCTGCCACACCATTGAGAAAAGCCGCCGTTCTCGCCGTCGTGCGCAAGGAAGTGCCGATAACCAGCGATTTGCCGGGTTCATCGACCAAAGCTTGACGCGCCCTGCTTGCGGCCGCCTCGCCTGCGCCCGCAAGCGTCACAGACAACGTGTCTGCGAAAGCGCGCTTGGTCGTCTCCACCGCCTCTGTCGGGATGTCGGAAAAGCGCAGTTTCGTAACCCAATCAGCAAGGAAGGCGGTCACGGGTGGACGTGATCGCGTCGCCTCGGCGGCACTGGAAGTGATCTCGTTCATATTATGATACTTCGAATTTGGTTCAGCGTAAGGCTAGAACCGCGGAGCGGATCGCTGCCACGGCGGTACGCAAGTCGTCGTCCGACGACGCGATGGAGATACGGAAGTAAGGAGAAAGGCCATAGGCCGCGCCTTGTACAACTGCGATGTCGGCCTCGGCCAGTAAGTAATCGCACAGAACGCTATCAGACGAGATTCGGCCGCCTGCCGGCGTCGTTTTCCCAATCAGATCGGTACAGCTCACAAAGATATAGAACCCTCCCTCAGGGCGCTCGGCGGAAAGACCTGGAATTGCCTTGATGATCGGTAAGACAAAATCTCGCCGCCGGTGGAACACAGCTACGCGCTGGGCTAAGAAATCTTGTGGCCCTTCGAGTGCGGCCAGAGCAGCAGCCTGCGCGATTGAACATGCGCCACCCGTCGCTTGCGACAAGACTCGAGTAATGTCCCTGATCAGCCAATCCGGCCCGGCGCAATAGCCGATACGCCAACCCGTCATGGCGTATGCTTTGGAAACGCCGTTGACCGTCAGGATGCGCTCCCGCAAATCGGGCGCAATCTGCGCCAAGGTGTAAAACGGCCGCCCATCAAACCGAATGTGCTCATAGATGTCATCTGACAAAGCAAGGACGTTAGGATGGCGACGCAATATTTCGGCGAAGGAAAGCAATTCCGCCTTTGAGTAAATTGATCCCGACGGATTGTTTGGCGAATTCAAAAGAAGCCAACGCGTCCGAGGTGTGATGGCCGCCTGTAGTTGTCCAGGCTGCATCTTGAAGTCACTTTCGACGCCGCACGCGACTATCACCGGCTGTCCGCCGGCGAGCCGCACCATGTCTGGCATCGGCACCCAATAGGGTGCAGGTATAATGACCTCGTCGCCGTCGTTTAAGGTTGCGGCGAAGGCATTATATATACTTGGTTTCGCGCCCGGAGCGACCACGATCTGATTGACTCCGTATTCCAAGTCGTTGTCGCGTCTCAGCTTGCGCGAGATGGCCTCGCGCAGCTGAATGGTACCCGTATTGATGGTATAGCGGGTTTCTCCAGCTCGGATCGCCGCAATTGCCGCTTCCTGAACGTGCTCTGGCGTATCGAAGTCAGGTTCGCCCTGTGCAAGGCTGATAACGCGCTTGCCTGAGGCCACTCTCAACTTTGCTTTTTGAGCCATGCTCTCGGAGACATCGACCTGAATCTTGCCAACCCGCTTCGATCTGCTTCGTGTATTCAAATTAGTCACCGCTTCCTAGTCCGTGAGAACGACGCCAGGCTTTCGACCCGTCTGCGCGCGGGCTCGGCTGTCGCAGCCTCTTATTTGATGAGCCAAGCGTTGAACATTTCATTCGACTTGGACAAGTTTTCACCCCAGAAGCTGACATCGAGGGGCACGAGCTGCTTAAAGTTGTCAGGCTGCGTCGGGATCAAATACAAGATCTTGGGGTCGATATATTGGTAGGCGCTGATCGAAGCCGTTCCGTTCAGGACGCGCGCTGCACGCGCGGCTTGTCGCTTCGGATCAAGAGTGAATTCGATGAGCTTCTGAACCATCGCCACCTTCGGATTCCCTTTCGGAATCGACCAGCCATATGCGGTGTAATAGCCTTGATTCCATAGGATCTTAAGATCCTCTCCTTGCACGATAAGCTCCGCTGCCCGGTTGACATAGGTCGCGGTAATGTCGATTTCGCCGCTGTGTAACAGCTGCGCGCTCTGCGGCGCCGTCGTCCACCACATAGCGATCCGCGGTTTGATTTGATCGAGCTTCTTGAATGCCCGAATCCAACCGGCATCTGTTTTCAGTTCGTTTATGATGGCCTGGCCGGGCTTGACGCCGTCGGCGCGCAATGCCCACTCGATGTTGTCCCGGCCGCTGTTGCGGAGGGACCGCACGCCAGGGATCGCTTTGTCCCACATGTCCGCAACGCAAGTCAGATCTTTCCCGGTCGCGGAGGTCCGATAAACCGTTGAATAGGCTGATATCGAGTCGGGCACAAAACCGGCGAGGTTCCTCAGCTCCACCGGAAGGTCGTCATACAGGTGTTTTGGAAGGGTGATCTTTTCAACCAAATCCAAAGCCAAATATCGAACTGCTTCGTCCATGCCTGCGCCAATGCAAGCATCGAAGATATAATTCTTCGTGTCGACCATCGACTGCATCTGGGGCAGCGGCTGCGCGGCTCGCACCACGGGAACGACCGTGATGCCGGTAGCCTCCGTGAAAGGAGTGTAAAAGAGCTCCTTATAAATCTGAGATACGGAGCCACCAGCATCTGCAATGTAGAGAGTTTCGCCCGCTGCCGAAGCGCGACCCATGATCGCGGGTGCTGCTAACGTTGCGCCCGCCAGCATTGTGGTCTTAGTAAACTTTCTTCTGTTCATTTCTGGCCTTCCGTTAGCGACTTACGCCGACCGCGGATTTCATCGAATGTCGTCGGAGGCAATCATCCCGGGGCGTTCAAAGGGATGGTCGTTGCCGATAGTGCCGATCATCATTCGTCATTTCACAAGCCACTGATTGAACAGCTCATTCGATTTCGTGAGATTCTCTCCCCAAAAAGCCACGTCCAACGGGACCATCTGCTTGAAATTATCTGGTTGCGTCGGGACGTACTCGAGCACCTTCTTGTCGATAAATTCGAAGGCACTTTTCGAGGCGCTTCCTTGCATCAACTCGGAAGCAAGCGCGGCTTGACGCTTCGGATCCAATGAGAACTCGATGAGCTTCTGCACCAAATGGACCTTTGGATTGCCTTTTGGGATGACGTACCCATAGGCAGTGTAATAACCTTCGTTCCAAAGCACTTTGAGGTTCTCACCTTGCCGGATCAGCGTTGCAGCCCGGTTCGCATACGTCGCTGTAATATCGATCTCCTGAGCTTGCAGAAGCTGAGCGCTTTGTGGGGCCGTACTCCACCAAGTCAGGATTTTCGGTTTGATCTCATCCAATTTTCGAAATGCGCGCTCCCACCCGGCTTTTGTTTTCAGCTCATTGATAATGGCCGGTCCCGCGGGAACGCCATCCGCTCGAAGCGCCCATTCTATGTTGTCGCGACCGCCAGTACGCAGCGAGCGAACTCCCGGAATGGACATGTCCCAAATATCGGCAACTCGTTTCAGATCCCGTTTTGTCGCTAACGGCCGATATACCGTCGCAAACGCTGCAACGGAGTCCGGATAGAAGCCCGGAACATTTCTGATGGAGTCAGGAAGGTCGTCATATATTGACCTCGGCAACTCAATTCGTTCGCTGAGCCCCTCAGCATCGTAGCGGACACCTTCATCGAGACCGGCGGCCCCATGCACATCGAACGTATAGTTCTGCGTTTCCACCATGGTCTTCATCTGAGCCAGCGCTTGGGCTGGCCGAACGACCGGAACGACATCAATTCCCGTGCTTGCAGTAAAGGGCGTATAGATAACCTTCTTGTAGGACTCGGTGTACGCACCGCCCGCATCCGCAACATAGAGGGTCTCACCGGCCGCCGATGCGCGTCCGACGATGGCGGGTAGTGGGAAAGTCGCGCCGGATAGCGCAGCTATCTTGACGAATTGCCTTCTATTCATTGTTGGCCTCCTCACTAACCATTGCCTCGAACTGACGGCTCTAATGTCGGCCCATCCAACCGATGCAAGCGCTACACGCGTCTGGACGTCCCGCCAACGGAATTGGCTATGAGCATAAATCCGAGAATTAACGCCAGGAGTAGCGTCGACACTGCTGCCAACTCCGGTGACGCCCCGTACACTGCCTGTTGGTATAGCTGCTTCGGAAGCGTGGTGAAGCTGCCTCCCGTGACAAACAGAGAAATCGTCACTTCGTCAAACGACTGGATGAATGCGAAAAGAAACGCGCCATAAACTCCAGGCTTGATGATCGGCAGCATGATATATCGGAAGGTCTTGAATTTTGACGCGCCCATCGTCCATGCGGCATAGTCCAACGAACGATTGTAATTTTTGAGCACGGCCATCAGTGACATCGTGGCATAGGGCAGCGCAAACACCATATGCCCCATGATCAATCCGACCCATGTGCCAATCAGCCCGAAGCGGGCATAAGCGTAGAACAGCGCGACCGCCGTGATGATATGAGGCAGAAAAATCGGAATGGTCAGCAGCAGAATTATCAGGAACTTTGCCCTCGTCTTTTGACGAACGAGAAATAGTGCCGCCGGAATAGCGATGGCAATGGCCATCAAGCTGGTGATGGCGGCGATGCCAACCGATCGCCAGAAAGCCAATACCCAGATTGGTGAGCTAAGGACCGACGTGTACCATCGGAGTGAGAAACCCTGGGGCGGCCAGCCGAACAGAAGGCTGTTAGAGAATGAAATCGGAACGATACAGAAGATCGGAAGTATCAAGAACAACGCAATTGCCAGCGAAACCATCGACAGAATGGGTCTACTCACCCTTTGCCTGAGCTTCACCGTCCGTCCCGTCAGTTTTTCGGCGACCAATCCGAAGCTGGCGGTAATCCATGAAATTCCGTTGATTAGTTTCATTCCGCCACGGCGGAGCATTCGGTTCAGTCTCGACGGATGCTGGTCGCCCTCTTCTCCGGTCAGAATGTGCATTCCAACCACCCGATCAAACAGAAAGAAGGAAATAAGTGTTGCCAGCAACAGCATGGCGGATATCGCCGCAGCGAAGTTCCAGTGCAACACCTCGGTAACTTGTTCGATGATCAATTGAGCGATCATCGTTTCCCGAGGACTCCCGAGCAGCTGCGGCGTGATGAAAAACCCAAGAGCACTCACAAAGATCAAGATACCGCCGGCCGCCACTCCCGGTAACGACAGAGGAAAATAGACCCGCCAAAAACCATGGGAGGGGCGGGCACCCAGCGTGCTCGCCGCTTTTTCCAAGTTCGGCTCGATGCCCTCCATTACGGAGTACATCGTAATAATCGCCAAAGGCAAAAGCGAGCTGCTCAGGCCGATCATCACGCCGTTCCAGTTGTAGAGGAAGGCGATCGAATGATCGAGCCAGCTCAACTTCAAGCCGGTTACGTTGATCAAACCGCGGCGACCGAAGATAATAATCAGTGACAGATTGCGGATCAGAAAGCTAGTCCAAAGCGGCACCAGAACGGACGTCAGGATTGCTGCTCGAACCCCTGCATTTGCTTTGGAGAGTGCATATGCAACGGGGTAACCGAGCGTCAGGCAGATCCCGGTGGCCCAAGCAGCGGTTTGAATCGTTCGCACGAGCACGCTAACGTATAGATTGGTCTTAAATACTCGCGAAAAATTCTCTAGCGTCAGCGCACCGTGAGCGTCAAAGAGGCTGAGAACAAGAATTCCGCCGACAGGCAGTACAAATACGACGGATAGAAACGTCAGCAGCGGTGCTATCTGAAGAAACGGCCAGCGCGCTAGCAATTCGCTCAGAGGTAGGCGCCGATCTGATCGCGGCCATGATCCCGGGATGGTCGTCCGATCTGTCACGTTCCTACATCCTTTATTTCTACCGACCGGGAGGCGGCCCAGCTCAAGATGCAACGTTGACCGTTCTCGATATCGTGAGGAGCCTGTGCATTCAGAACAAGGGCTGAAAGGACGCGATCGGACGCCGACTTGAAGAAGTACCGGGTTGTCGGCCCAATATTGATGCGCTCAATAAACGTCGCTTCGGTCCGGTGGTGCGCGGGAACGACGTCGGCGTTGACGCGAACGTATTCAGGTCGAACCATCAGTCGCGTTCCCGCCTGCATGGGCGTCACGTTGCCGCTTGCATCGCTCACTTCGCCAGCCGCCATGATATTGGACTGTCCGATGAAGTTAGCGGCGAAGACCGTCGAGGGGCGATCGTAAATTTCGTTCGGTGGTGCCAGTTGCTCGATCTCGCCACCGTTCATCAGACAGATCCGATCTGACATGGCCAACGCTTCTTCTTGGTCGTGGGTCACGTAGATGATGGTCGTCTTTAATCGCTTATGCAGATGCTTGATTTCGATCTGCATCTGCTCGCGCAAGTTCTTATCCAGCGCGCCCAAAGGTTCGTCCATCAGTACGATCGACGGCCGGTAGACCATTGCGCGTGCGAGAGCCACGCGTTGTTGCTGACCACCCGATAGCTCCTTGGGCACACGCTCGGCAACGTGAGGTAAGCTGATGATCTCCAACATCGACTTTACCCGGTCGCGTATATCAGCCTCCGGCATCTTCCGCATGCGCAGCGGAAATGCGAGGTTTTCCGCGATACTCAAATGAGGAAACAAGGCATAGTTCTGAAAGACCATGCCAATATCCCGATAAAACGCGGGCTCGTTGGTAGCTCGACGACCGTTGATGTAGATCTCGCCGGAGTTTGGAGGGGTTAGTCCGGCGATCATGGTTAGGAGCGTCGTCTTTCCGGAGCCAGAAGGGCCCAATAGAGTCAGAAATTCTCCTTCGGCCACATCGAGAGACGTCGGCTTCAAAGCGTCGAACGCACCGTACCGTTTCGAGAGGTTTTCGATCTTGAGCTTCATTCGTATGCCCGCTCTAACGATGCGCAGGAACTGAGTTGCGGGGCGGTCCCGCCAGGAATGAAATGCTGCGTACAATCGTGTAGTTCAACAACCCCTCAGCCCCACCCTCACGCGCATACCCCGAGTCCTTTGTTCCCCCAAAAGGCGTCTCCGGCAGCGATGACGTGAAGTGATTGATCGCAAGGTTTCCGACCTGCATGTGGTCGGCGATGTAGCCGGCGTAGTCAGCCGAATGAGTCATCGCGTAACCCGCAAGCCCATAGGGCAGTTCGTTGGCGCGCTTGATCGCGTCTGGCAGCGAAGTAACCGAATTTACGAGTGCGACTGGGCCAAACGGTTCTTCCTTCATAATACGCGCATCCGCGGGCACGTCGGCCAATACCGTAAGAGGCCAATAGTAGCCGTTATTCTTGATGCGCTCCCCACCGGCAACAAGCCTGGCACCTTTCGCGATCGCCTCGCTGACGAGTTCCTGTATCGCAGCAAGGCGCCGTGAATTGGCTACGGGCCCCATCTGCGTGGCCGGATCGAGGCCATTGCCGACCTCAATTTTTCGAGCCGCCTCGCCCATGTTGTTGACAAACTCTCCATAAATGGAGTCGTGGACGAACCAGCGTGTCGGTGATGTACAGATTTGGCCCGAGTTGCTGGCTTTAGCGGCAACCGACCTGCTCGCTGAATCGAGCGGATCGACATCGTCACAAATTATGACCGGCGCATGCCCGCCCAATTCCATAATGCAGGGCTTCATATGCATTCCGGCTTGCGCGGCAAGTCCCTTGCCAACTGGAACGGAGCCAGTAAACGCAACCAGTCTGATTGACGGGTGTCCTATCAAATAGCGCGAGATATCTGCGGGAATGCCGAATACCAAATTCAACACGCCATCTGGCAGTCCGGCTTTCACAAAGGCTTCCGCCAGATGCACGGCAGCCGCCGGTGTTTCCTCAGAAGCTTTCAGGACGAGACTGCAGCCTGCCGATAGCGCACCGCCAACCTTCCGGGCGACTGAACTTAAGGGATAGTTCCAAGGACTAAAGGCCGCTACAGGGCCAATCGGATAGAGTTGCACGGTGTTTCGATACCCGGGCTCGGACGGAATGGTCCTGCCGTAAAGTCGGCGTCCTTCTTCCGCATCCCATTCCAACACCTGACATGCCCGCCGAACTTCGGTCTGCGCGTCGCGTAGCGGCTTGCCTTGCTCCAGAGTGATATCGCGGGCCACCACATCGGCATTCGCACGCAGGTTCGCCGCGGCTTGACGAATTATCTCGGATCGCCGGGCCGCTGAGGTCAGTGACCAAACGTTGAAGCCGTTCGTTGCAGCATCGACGGCAGCGGCAAGATCGGCCTCCCTTGCCATAGGAACGATCCCCAGCACGGCTTCGTTTGCGGGGTTCAATATCGGAGCGCCGTTACGTTCGATCCATTTTCCACCGATAAACAGCCTTATTGGGGTGTGCCCAGTCATCGGGTCACTCCGAGGAATTTTCGTGTGTCGGCCACCACTTTTGCCGGACTACGCTTACGCCACGGCGCGCGCTGACCTGGCGGACGGTTTTCGATTTCTGGGTGGATCTTATTCCAGACGAAGACGGGCCCGTCCTTCGCCAGGATTTCTGGCAGGGCGGCAGTATATGTGGCTAGATCATCGAAAAAATAAGTGCGATTGATGCCACATCCGCGAGCCACAAGGTCATAAGCAACGTTCTTCGCGTTCGGTACGGGCTGTCCACCAGTTGTGGCATAGCATTCGTTGTCCATCAAGAAGTAGTAGTAGTTTCGAGGCGCCTTTTCGGCGATCGTTGTCAAGATGCTGAGGTTCATTAGTAGATCGCCCTCAGAATCGAAAACGACTACCGGCTTCTCAGGTTGGGCCAATGCGAGCCCAAAACTAAAGCCGGCATGACCGCCCATGGAAGGATCACCGACTGGAAGGTCCGCACCTCCTTCGCTGATGTCCAACCAATATTGACCCGAGCGACCCGAGACGACGAGCGCATTCCTGCGATGAGGTGCGAAAGCGTGGACAAGATCTTTTGTGTAAATCATCGACCCGCGCCTCAATTAAAACCGTGAAATTCGTCGGCGATCAGTACGACGACTGGGCGCTGAGTTAGTTCAGACTCGGTGAAAGCGAGCGAGATGCGATCGGCGTCCGCATTACTTTCCACCATGTAGAACTTGATTCCGAAAGCGAGCAGGAAGCGTTCTGTATATTCGGCCGCGCTATCGTGATTGACGCCGTGCCGCGTGTAACCGCGGTAACCAACCAAGAAGACGACCGGAACGTTCAGATTGAGCAGCCAGCCGCGCATGGAATCTCCCGATTCCATCATGCCGGTATTCTGCACCAACACGATCGGCTTTGCTCCTCCTGCGAAAAGTCCGGCCGCTATTGAGCAGGCATGCCCTTCGCGGGCGACGCCGACCAAGCTCAGCGATTGCTCCTCCTGCATTTTCAAGAACAGCCAGTTCGTCTCGCTATCTGGCAGCCAAACAACATGCGACACGCCGTTTTGCTTCATTTGCGCAACGACCGATTCGGGACTCAGTGCCGCGGCTTGCTCGTCACTCATCATCGTCCTCTTTTCGCCGGCCGCCATGGGAGCGAGGGCCCGCGGCCCAATTTGTATCCGAGACGTTAATTTAGGATACGATTAAAGGGCCTCCGGCACATTCGTGTCAACCTGAATGTGACGAAATCGTAATTTCCGAATGGAATCCTCATTTTCAGAAAGCCACGAACAATGCCCGAAACTCGGCAAGCCCCCCAAAAGGGCTCGGTCTGCGACAAGTCATTGGGGGGATCGCGAACGGTTTCATATGTATCCGGGAGGGATTGCTACGGCGCCCCCTCGTTCGCGGTCAAACGCTTGCGCAATCCGGAAGGCCGTTGCATCACCAAAACGGCGGACGGTAATTTGCAGACCTACCGGCATAAGGGCTGCGAGCCCCATGGGTATCGATATAGCGGCCAAGTCCATTAGATTGGCTATACGGGCGAGGAGACCAAAAGGTGCGGTTTGCTCGTGCGCCCCCTCGATCTCTGGAGTCACGATCGGAGCCGAGGGCAAGAGAAACGCTGCTGCGCCTTCCAGATAACGATCGAATTCCACCTGCATTTCGCGGCGGGTTGTAAGCAGGCCGAAATAGTCCCTCGCGCTGATGCCACTGCTTTTGCGCATTCGCTGCGCTATCAAACGATCAACTCGACTGTCGAGCCCCTCGATGTATTGCGATAGCCCATTCCAGCCTTCGGTCCCCGTGATACCGGATGCGTGAGCCGCATATTCTTCGTGACTCCGAGGCATGGGACGCACATCTATGTGAGCGCCTAGTCTCTTGAGGTCGCCCAGTGCCTTATGGAAAAGGTCCATAATTCGGGGGTCGACGAATTTGAGCTGAGAGTCAGTTGGCGCTCGCAAGATCAAGCCCTCGACGCCAGCCGTTAACTCGCCAAGAGGATTTATGCGCCCAATTCCGTAGGTCGAGGGATCCTGGGGATCCCGCCCTTGCAAGGCATCGAGTACCAACGCGGCATCCCGGATGCTGCGGGCCAACGGACCCACAGTGTCAAATGTCGGCGCCAATGGAAAGACGCCGCCCCGGCCGACCAAGCCGAGCGTACTCTTGTGGCCAACAATTCCACAAAGCGATGCGGGGGTACGAATTGAGCCGCCGGTATCGGTC includes these proteins:
- a CDS encoding pyridoxal phosphate-dependent aminotransferase, giving the protein MTNLNTRSRSKRVGKIQVDVSESMAQKAKLRVASGKRVISLAQGEPDFDTPEHVQEAAIAAIRAGETRYTINTGTIQLREAISRKLRRDNDLEYGVNQIVVAPGAKPSIYNAFAATLNDGDEVIIPAPYWVPMPDMVRLAGGQPVIVACGVESDFKMQPGQLQAAITPRTRWLLLNSPNNPSGSIYSKAELLSFAEILRRHPNVLALSDDIYEHIRFDGRPFYTLAQIAPDLRERILTVNGVSKAYAMTGWRIGYCAGPDWLIRDITRVLSQATGGACSIAQAAALAALEGPQDFLAQRVAVFHRRRDFVLPIIKAIPGLSAERPEGGFYIFVSCTDLIGKTTPAGGRISSDSVLCDYLLAEADIAVVQGAAYGLSPYFRISIASSDDDLRTAVAAIRSAVLALR
- a CDS encoding extracellular solute-binding protein; protein product: MNRRKFTKTTMLAGATLAAPAIMGRASAAGETLYIADAGGSVSQIYKELFYTPFTEATGITVVPVVRAAQPLPQMQSMVDTKNYIFDACIGAGMDEAVRYLALDLVEKITLPKHLYDDLPVELRNLAGFVPDSISAYSTVYRTSATGKDLTCVADMWDKAIPGVRSLRNSGRDNIEWALRADGVKPGQAIINELKTDAGWIRAFKKLDQIKPRIAMWWTTAPQSAQLLHSGEIDITATYVNRAAELIVQGEDLKILWNQGYYTAYGWSIPKGNPKVAMVQKLIEFTLDPKRQAARAARVLNGTASISAYQYIDPKILYLIPTQPDNFKQLVPLDVSFWGENLSKSNEMFNAWLIK
- a CDS encoding extracellular solute-binding protein yields the protein MNRRQFVKIAALSGATFPLPAIVGRASAAGETLYVADAGGAYTESYKKVIYTPFTASTGIDVVPVVRPAQALAQMKTMVETQNYTFDVHGAAGLDEGVRYDAEGLSERIELPRSIYDDLPDSIRNVPGFYPDSVAAFATVYRPLATKRDLKRVADIWDMSIPGVRSLRTGGRDNIEWALRADGVPAGPAIINELKTKAGWERAFRKLDEIKPKILTWWSTAPQSAQLLQAQEIDITATYANRAATLIRQGENLKVLWNEGYYTAYGYVIPKGNPKVHLVQKLIEFSLDPKRQAALASELMQGSASKSAFEFIDKKVLEYVPTQPDNFKQMVPLDVAFWGENLTKSNELFNQWLVK
- a CDS encoding ABC transporter permease subunit; translation: MTDRTTIPGSWPRSDRRLPLSELLARWPFLQIAPLLTFLSVVFVLPVGGILVLSLFDAHGALTLENFSRVFKTNLYVSVLVRTIQTAAWATGICLTLGYPVAYALSKANAGVRAAILTSVLVPLWTSFLIRNLSLIIIFGRRGLINVTGLKLSWLDHSIAFLYNWNGVMIGLSSSLLPLAIITMYSVMEGIEPNLEKAASTLGARPSHGFWRVYFPLSLPGVAAGGILIFVSALGFFITPQLLGSPRETMIAQLIIEQVTEVLHWNFAAAISAMLLLATLISFFLFDRVVGMHILTGEEGDQHPSRLNRMLRRGGMKLINGISWITASFGLVAEKLTGRTVKLRQRVSRPILSMVSLAIALFLILPIFCIVPISFSNSLLFGWPPQGFSLRWYTSVLSSPIWVLAFWRSVGIAAITSLMAIAIAIPAALFLVRQKTRAKFLIILLLTIPIFLPHIITAVALFYAYARFGLIGTWVGLIMGHMVFALPYATMSLMAVLKNYNRSLDYAAWTMGASKFKTFRYIMLPIIKPGVYGAFLFAFIQSFDEVTISLFVTGGSFTTLPKQLYQQAVYGASPELAAVSTLLLALILGFMLIANSVGGTSRRV
- a CDS encoding ABC transporter ATP-binding protein, with product MKLKIENLSKRYGAFDALKPTSLDVAEGEFLTLLGPSGSGKTTLLTMIAGLTPPNSGEIYINGRRATNEPAFYRDIGMVFQNYALFPHLSIAENLAFPLRMRKMPEADIRDRVKSMLEIISLPHVAERVPKELSGGQQQRVALARAMVYRPSIVLMDEPLGALDKNLREQMQIEIKHLHKRLKTTIIYVTHDQEEALAMSDRICLMNGGEIEQLAPPNEIYDRPSTVFAANFIGQSNIMAAGEVSDASGNVTPMQAGTRLMVRPEYVRVNADVVPAHHRTEATFIERINIGPTTRYFFKSASDRVLSALVLNAQAPHDIENGQRCILSWAASRSVEIKDVGT
- a CDS encoding NAD-dependent succinate-semialdehyde dehydrogenase, whose protein sequence is MTGHTPIRLFIGGKWIERNGAPILNPANEAVLGIVPMAREADLAAAVDAATNGFNVWSLTSAARRSEIIRQAAANLRANADVVARDITLEQGKPLRDAQTEVRRACQVLEWDAEEGRRLYGRTIPSEPGYRNTVQLYPIGPVAAFSPWNYPLSSVARKVGGALSAGCSLVLKASEETPAAAVHLAEAFVKAGLPDGVLNLVFGIPADISRYLIGHPSIRLVAFTGSVPVGKGLAAQAGMHMKPCIMELGGHAPVIICDDVDPLDSASRSVAAKASNSGQICTSPTRWFVHDSIYGEFVNNMGEAARKIEVGNGLDPATQMGPVANSRRLAAIQELVSEAIAKGARLVAGGERIKNNGYYWPLTVLADVPADARIMKEEPFGPVALVNSVTSLPDAIKRANELPYGLAGYAMTHSADYAGYIADHMQVGNLAINHFTSSLPETPFGGTKDSGYAREGGAEGLLNYTIVRSISFLAGPPRNSVPAHR
- a CDS encoding thiamine pyrophosphate-dependent enzyme, producing MIYTKDLVHAFAPHRRNALVVSGRSGQYWLDISEGGADLPVGDPSMGGHAGFSFGLALAQPEKPVVVFDSEGDLLMNLSILTTIAEKAPRNYYYFLMDNECYATTGGQPVPNAKNVAYDLVARGCGINRTYFFDDLATYTAALPEILAKDGPVFVWNKIHPEIENRPPGQRAPWRKRSPAKVVADTRKFLGVTR
- a CDS encoding thiamine pyrophosphate-binding protein yields the protein MSDEQAAALSPESVVAQMKQNGVSHVVWLPDSETNWLFLKMQEEQSLSLVGVAREGHACSIAAGLFAGGAKPIVLVQNTGMMESGDSMRGWLLNLNVPVVFLVGYRGYTRHGVNHDSAAEYTERFLLAFGIKFYMVESNADADRISLAFTESELTQRPVVVLIADEFHGFN
- a CDS encoding amidase — its product is MSDSHTLPLGDVAFATIGELSRALATKQVTSLEITERFLARIAKFDPQLHAFVAIYADSARVAAKTADARRAGGNALHMLDGIPFAVKDLFDVKGRPTRAGSLATASTPAENTAHAVQRLLDRGMVLIGKTHTVEFAFGGWGCNPVCGTPVNPWDTSVARVPGGSSSGSGVAVAAGLVPVALGTDTGGSIRTPASLCGIVGHKSTLGLVGRGGVFPLAPTFDTVGPLARSIRDAALVLDALQGRDPQDPSTYGIGRINPLGELTAGVEGLILRAPTDSQLKFVDPRIMDLFHKALGDLKRLGAHIDVRPMPRSHEEYAAHASGITGTEGWNGLSQYIEGLDSRVDRLIAQRMRKSSGISARDYFGLLTTRREMQVEFDRYLEGAAAFLLPSAPIVTPEIEGAHEQTAPFGLLARIANLMDLAAISIPMGLAALMPVGLQITVRRFGDATAFRIAQAFDRERGGAVAIPPGYI